The Flaviramulus sp. BrNp1-15 genome has a window encoding:
- a CDS encoding DoxX family membrane protein, with protein MKKFTPLVLRIIVAIILIQTLRFKFTAHPDSIYIFEKVGLEPYGRIGIGILELIAGILLLIPKTIWIGATLTLGIIGGAILMHLTQLGIQINGDGGVLFITAIITFVLSSIILYLYRKDLPFKKKQAIN; from the coding sequence ATGAAAAAGTTTACACCTTTAGTTTTAAGAATAATTGTAGCTATTATACTCATACAAACATTACGTTTTAAATTTACAGCTCATCCAGACAGTATATACATTTTTGAAAAAGTAGGATTAGAACCTTATGGTAGAATAGGCATAGGTATTTTAGAATTAATTGCTGGAATATTGTTGCTTATTCCTAAAACCATTTGGATTGGCGCCACACTTACTTTAGGAATTATTGGAGGAGCAATACTTATGCATTTAACACAATTAGGAATTCAAATTAATGGTGATGGAGGCGTTCTATTTATAACAGCAATCATTACATTTGTACTATCTTCTATTATTCTTTATTTATACAGGAAAGACTTACCATTTAAAAAGAAACAAGCTATAAATTAA
- a CDS encoding bifunctional UDP-sugar hydrolase/5'-nucleotidase has product MKRREFIQQASAGTALVTLGSLGLQSFTTVSTTTKITILHTNDVHSHIDAFGPEDGRNANKGGVARRASLIESIRKENPNTLLLDAGDIFQGTPYFNYYGGELEFKLMSKLKYDAATIGNHDFDNGIDGLFAQLPHAEFQFVSANYDFSNTIMDTHSKPYKIFKKDGIKIGVFGLGIELDGLVAPSLYKETKYLDPIEITQDMTRILKENEKCDLIICLSHLGYNYRNSETKISDLKLAAATKDIDLIIGGHTHTFLRKPTVVKNVENKNMLVNQVGCYGINLGKIDFYFDTDKNKSANGTSIIV; this is encoded by the coding sequence ATGAAACGTAGAGAATTTATTCAACAAGCATCGGCAGGAACAGCATTAGTTACACTTGGCAGCTTAGGTTTACAATCATTCACAACAGTTAGTACGACTACTAAAATAACTATATTACATACTAATGATGTACACAGCCATATTGATGCTTTTGGACCAGAAGATGGAAGAAATGCAAATAAAGGCGGTGTTGCCAGACGCGCTAGTTTAATAGAATCCATTAGAAAGGAAAATCCAAATACTTTACTATTAGATGCCGGTGATATTTTTCAAGGCACTCCTTATTTTAATTACTATGGTGGCGAATTAGAGTTTAAATTAATGAGTAAGCTTAAATATGATGCTGCCACAATTGGAAATCATGATTTTGATAATGGTATTGATGGATTATTTGCACAATTACCTCATGCAGAATTTCAATTTGTTTCAGCAAATTATGATTTCTCAAATACCATAATGGATACACACTCTAAACCTTATAAAATTTTCAAGAAAGATGGTATTAAAATAGGTGTTTTTGGTTTAGGAATTGAATTGGATGGTTTGGTTGCTCCTTCTTTATATAAAGAAACCAAATATTTAGACCCTATAGAAATTACTCAAGACATGACTCGCATTTTAAAAGAAAATGAAAAATGTGATTTAATTATTTGCTTATCGCACTTAGGGTATAATTATAGAAATAGCGAAACCAAAATAAGTGATTTAAAACTTGCTGCTGCAACAAAAGACATTGACTTAATTATTGGTGGGCATACACACACATTTTTACGAAAGCCAACAGTTGTGAAAAATGTTGAAAATAAGAATATGTTAGTAAACCAAGTAGGTTGTTATGGTATTAATCTAGGTAAAATAGATTTTTATTTTGATACAGATAAGAATAAATCTGCTAATGGTACTTCTATAATAGTTTAA
- a CDS encoding 5'-nucleotidase C-terminal domain-containing protein, with protein sequence MRFTYLFFLLYIFIFSGCKQQQQHLTKIEGKQISITDSLVTDPEIETYIKPYRENIQKDLDSVLAYSADTYTKNDGELNTAIGNFMADAVYDEANPIFKSRTGHDIDIVLLNHGGIRSILSKGNITKRTAFEIMPFENNIVVVALKSNQIDSLIHYLSRSKRAHPISKLKLKLDKDYKVLEAKIKEKAIESNQTYYVATNDYLYNGGDNMSFFKPNDSLYVLNYKIRNALIDNFIKKDTINPVIDDRFIQIK encoded by the coding sequence ATGAGGTTTACATATTTATTTTTTTTGTTATATATTTTTATTTTTTCTGGTTGTAAGCAGCAGCAGCAACACCTTACAAAAATTGAAGGCAAACAAATTTCTATTACAGATTCTTTAGTTACCGACCCTGAAATTGAAACATATATTAAACCCTACAGAGAAAACATTCAAAAAGATTTAGATAGTGTTTTAGCATATTCTGCAGATACTTACACAAAAAATGATGGAGAATTAAATACAGCTATTGGAAATTTTATGGCCGATGCAGTTTATGATGAAGCTAATCCTATTTTTAAAAGCAGAACAGGTCATGACATTGATATAGTATTATTAAATCATGGCGGTATTCGTTCTATTTTATCAAAAGGAAATATTACTAAAAGAACTGCTTTTGAGATAATGCCTTTTGAAAACAATATAGTAGTTGTGGCTTTAAAAAGCAATCAAATAGATAGTTTGATACATTATTTAAGCAGATCAAAAAGAGCGCACCCTATATCTAAACTTAAATTGAAACTAGATAAAGATTATAAAGTTCTAGAGGCAAAAATAAAAGAGAAGGCTATTGAATCTAACCAAACTTACTATGTAGCAACAAATGATTACTTATATAATGGTGGTGATAACATGAGTTTTTTTAAACCAAATGACAGTCTTTATGTTTTAAACTACAAAATTAGAAATGCCTTAATAGATAATTTTATAAAAAAAGACACTATAAACCCCGTAATTGATGATAGATTCATCCAAATAAAATAA
- the dapA gene encoding 4-hydroxy-tetrahydrodipicolinate synthase has translation MNNSKFLGTGVALVTPFKSDLSVDHDALTNIVNYNIDNGVEYLVISGTTGESVTITKQEKKEIIATITKANNGRVPMVLGIGGNNTAQVIEEIKSTDLSDIDAILSVSPYYSKPTQEGIYQHFKAISEASPVDIILYNVPGRTSKNIEPATTLRLANDFKNVIAVKEAGNNVSQYLQLLKNKPEDFLVISGDDDLALGVVLAGGAGVISVIGQGFPKEFSEMIRLGLKGNAKDAYKLHYKLMDVIGYIFEENNPAGIKAVFEALKLCQDTVRLPLVPATNSLKNKIQDFVNTF, from the coding sequence ATGAATAATAGTAAGTTTCTGGGCACTGGTGTAGCACTTGTTACGCCTTTTAAATCAGATTTAAGTGTAGATCATGATGCCTTAACAAATATTGTAAATTATAATATTGATAATGGTGTAGAATATTTGGTGATTTCTGGAACAACAGGAGAAAGTGTAACCATAACTAAGCAAGAAAAAAAGGAAATTATAGCTACCATTACAAAAGCTAATAATGGTCGTGTGCCAATGGTTTTAGGAATTGGCGGAAATAATACAGCACAAGTTATAGAAGAAATAAAATCTACAGATTTAAGTGATATTGATGCCATTTTATCTGTTTCTCCATATTACAGTAAACCAACGCAAGAAGGGATATATCAACACTTCAAGGCTATTTCTGAAGCGTCTCCAGTAGATATTATTCTTTACAACGTTCCTGGTCGAACTTCAAAAAATATAGAGCCTGCAACCACTTTAAGATTAGCAAACGATTTTAAAAATGTAATAGCAGTTAAAGAAGCCGGTAATAATGTGTCACAGTATTTACAACTGTTAAAGAATAAACCAGAAGATTTTTTAGTAATTTCTGGTGATGATGATTTAGCATTAGGTGTTGTTTTAGCAGGTGGAGCAGGAGTAATTTCTGTGATCGGTCAAGGTTTTCCTAAAGAATTTTCAGAAATGATTCGTTTAGGGTTAAAAGGAAATGCTAAAGATGCTTACAAACTTCATTATAAATTAATGGATGTTATTGGTTATATTTTTGAAGAAAATAACCCTGCAGGAATTAAAGCTGTTTTTGAGGCATTAAAATTATGTCAAGATACAGTAAGGTTACCGCTTGTACCTGCAACAAATAGCTTGAAAAATAAAATACAGGACTTTGTAAATACGTTTTAG
- a CDS encoding outer membrane protein assembly factor BamD: protein MKKLFYILIALTVLTSCSEYQKALKSEDIATKFKMGEDLYNEGKFAKANRLFAQIVPNYRGKPQAEKLMYLYSNSFYKMKDYYVAGYQFERFASSYPSSEKLEEASFLSAKSYYMLSPVYTKDQTETKDAIEKLQEFINLFPDSEYVAEANTLVKELDFKLEQKAYSIAKQYADIAPGYTKDFNAAIKSFDNFLFEFPGSVLREDALYYRLDSAYKLAMNSIEYKNGLDGLIHLRKDRLETAKEYSESFKNTFANSKYLEQVNSMANAIEEELKNYSTKS, encoded by the coding sequence ATGAAAAAGCTTTTTTACATACTAATAGCACTCACAGTTTTAACGAGTTGTAGTGAATATCAAAAGGCATTAAAGTCTGAAGATATTGCTACAAAATTTAAAATGGGAGAAGACCTGTATAACGAAGGTAAATTTGCTAAAGCGAATAGGCTTTTTGCTCAAATTGTACCAAACTATAGAGGTAAGCCACAAGCTGAAAAACTTATGTACTTGTATTCCAATTCATTTTATAAAATGAAAGATTACTATGTGGCAGGTTATCAGTTTGAGCGTTTTGCTTCAAGTTATCCAAGTAGTGAGAAGTTAGAGGAAGCTTCTTTTTTAAGTGCAAAAAGCTATTATATGCTTTCTCCTGTTTACACTAAAGATCAAACAGAAACTAAAGATGCTATTGAGAAGCTTCAAGAGTTTATTAACTTGTTTCCAGATTCTGAGTATGTAGCAGAAGCTAACACATTAGTAAAAGAGTTAGATTTCAAATTAGAACAAAAGGCATACAGTATTGCAAAGCAATATGCAGATATAGCTCCAGGTTACACAAAAGATTTTAATGCGGCCATTAAATCTTTTGATAATTTTCTTTTTGAATTCCCTGGTTCTGTTTTACGTGAAGATGCACTTTATTACAGATTAGATTCTGCATATAAATTAGCAATGAATAGTATAGAATATAAAAATGGTTTAGACGGATTAATTCATTTAAGAAAAGATCGTTTAGAAACTGCAAAAGAATATTCAGAATCATTTAAAAATACATTTGCTAATTCTAAATATTTAGAACAAGTAAATAGTATGGCCAATGCTATTGAAGAAGAGTTAAAAAATTACAGCACAAAAAGTTAA
- a CDS encoding DNA-directed RNA polymerase subunit omega produces the protein MDLKKTNAPVNSVTYDRNQIDEPTGNIYESISIIARRAEQINTEIKKELIDKLEEFATYNDSLEEIFENKEQIEVSKFYEKLPKPHALAVQEWLTDKIYFRNTEEDSQE, from the coding sequence ATGGATTTAAAAAAAACCAATGCTCCTGTTAATTCGGTAACGTACGACAGAAACCAAATAGATGAGCCAACAGGCAATATCTACGAATCAATTTCTATCATCGCTAGACGTGCAGAACAAATTAACACAGAGATTAAAAAAGAACTTATTGATAAGTTAGAAGAATTTGCTACTTACAATGACAGTCTTGAAGAAATCTTTGAAAATAAAGAGCAAATTGAGGTATCTAAATTTTACGAAAAATTACCAAAACCTCACGCGTTAGCTGTTCAAGAATGGTTAACAGATAAAATTTATTTTAGAAATACTGAGGAAGATTCTCAGGAATAA
- the coaBC gene encoding bifunctional phosphopantothenoylcysteine decarboxylase/phosphopantothenate--cysteine ligase CoaBC, translated as MSILSGKNILLGISGGIAAYKTASLVRLFIKSGANVKVVMTPASKDFITPLTLSTLSKHPVHSSFVNEEDDNSVWNNHVDLGLWADLFVIAPATANTMSKMSNGVCDNLLLATYLSAKCPVYFAPAMDLDMYKHQTTLESFKKLKSFGNIMIPATSGELASGLVGEGRMAEPEDIVAFIEKDILDKLPLKGKKVLVTAGPTYEAIDPVRFIGNHSSGKMGFEIAKAAANLGAEVVLITGPTHQKVSHSFIEVIPVTSAQNMYDATHKYYNNVDVAILSAAVADFKPKEMATQKIKKKTDTLTLELEKTKDILASLGDIKKQQYLVGFALETNNELENAKEKLKRKNLNLIVLNSLNDKGAGFKTDTNKVTFIDDKENITEFQLKSKVEVASDLLNKITKEINA; from the coding sequence ATGAGCATACTAAGCGGCAAAAACATACTATTAGGAATTAGTGGTGGTATTGCCGCTTATAAAACAGCTTCATTAGTTAGGTTATTTATAAAATCGGGCGCAAACGTAAAAGTAGTTATGACGCCAGCTTCAAAGGATTTTATTACACCTTTAACCTTATCAACACTTTCAAAACATCCTGTACATTCATCTTTTGTAAATGAAGAAGATGATAATTCGGTTTGGAATAATCATGTAGATTTAGGTCTATGGGCAGACTTATTTGTAATAGCCCCTGCAACTGCAAATACGATGTCTAAAATGTCCAATGGTGTATGCGATAATTTGTTGTTAGCAACCTATTTATCTGCAAAATGTCCTGTATATTTTGCGCCAGCAATGGATTTAGATATGTATAAACACCAAACAACGCTAGAGAGTTTTAAAAAGCTTAAATCTTTTGGAAATATTATGATTCCTGCAACAAGTGGCGAATTGGCAAGTGGTTTAGTAGGCGAAGGAAGAATGGCAGAACCAGAAGATATAGTCGCTTTTATTGAAAAAGATATTTTAGATAAACTTCCTTTAAAAGGAAAAAAAGTTTTAGTTACTGCGGGTCCAACATATGAAGCGATTGATCCTGTTAGATTTATAGGTAATCATTCTAGTGGTAAAATGGGATTTGAAATTGCTAAAGCTGCTGCAAATCTTGGTGCTGAGGTTGTTTTAATTACAGGTCCAACACATCAAAAAGTATCGCATAGTTTTATAGAAGTTATTCCGGTAACAAGTGCCCAAAATATGTATGATGCTACTCATAAGTATTATAACAATGTAGATGTAGCTATTTTGTCTGCAGCAGTTGCCGATTTCAAACCAAAAGAAATGGCTACTCAGAAAATAAAAAAGAAGACTGATACGTTAACTTTAGAGTTAGAGAAAACAAAAGATATTTTAGCATCTTTAGGAGACATTAAAAAACAACAATATTTGGTAGGTTTTGCTTTAGAAACTAATAATGAGCTTGAAAATGCTAAAGAAAAATTAAAAAGAAAGAATTTAAATTTAATTGTTTTAAATTCGTTAAACGATAAAGGTGCTGGTTTTAAAACAGATACCAATAAAGTAACTTTTATTGATGATAAAGAGAATATTACTGAGTTTCAATTAAAATCTAAAGTAGAAGTAGCTTCAGATTTACTTAACAAAATCACAAAAGAAATTAATGCGTAA
- a CDS encoding DUF4835 family protein, with translation MRNLLVIFIFCLAFKGFSQELNCNVVVNAQQTGNENFPIFKTLEKQLTEFINNTKWTNKTFKTQERIDCSMVINVTNYSGEAFQASLQVQSSRPVYGSSFSTPIYNFNDKDFNFTYLEYQNLIYNPTQFESNLVSVLAFHVYMVLALDADSFSEKGGDEYYKQAQIITNYSQQGNFKGWKLEDGLQSRFALIDNVLSPTFKEYRSVMYNYHRNGLDVMADNTKQGKDVIASSIEQFQAMNSRRPNSFLLRTFFDAKADEIEQIFTGGPSVNIASVKETLQKVAPMHSSKWQNIKY, from the coding sequence ATGCGTAACTTACTTGTTATATTTATTTTTTGTCTTGCTTTTAAAGGTTTCTCACAAGAGCTAAACTGCAATGTAGTTGTTAATGCGCAACAAACCGGTAATGAAAACTTTCCCATTTTTAAAACCTTAGAAAAGCAACTTACAGAGTTTATAAATAATACTAAATGGACTAATAAAACTTTTAAAACTCAAGAACGTATAGATTGTAGTATGGTAATAAATGTTACCAATTATAGTGGTGAAGCATTTCAAGCTTCATTGCAAGTACAATCGTCACGTCCTGTTTATGGTTCGTCTTTTAGTACGCCTATTTACAATTTTAACGACAAAGATTTTAATTTCACCTATTTAGAATATCAAAACTTAATCTATAACCCTACACAATTTGAATCTAATTTAGTGTCTGTTTTAGCATTTCATGTGTATATGGTTTTAGCTTTAGATGCCGATTCTTTTTCAGAAAAAGGAGGTGATGAGTATTATAAACAAGCTCAAATAATTACTAATTACTCGCAACAGGGCAATTTTAAAGGCTGGAAGCTAGAAGATGGTTTACAAAGCAGGTTCGCACTTATAGATAATGTATTGTCACCTACTTTTAAAGAATATAGAAGTGTAATGTACAACTATCATAGAAATGGTTTAGATGTTATGGCAGATAATACTAAACAAGGTAAGGATGTAATTGCTTCATCTATAGAGCAATTTCAAGCTATGAATAGTCGCAGACCAAACTCTTTTTTACTACGAACTTTTTTTGATGCTAAAGCAGATGAAATTGAACAAATTTTTACTGGAGGACCAAGTGTAAATATTGCAAGCGTTAAAGAAACCCTTCAAAAAGTAGCGCCAATGCACAGTAGTAAATGGCAAAATATAAAGTATTAA
- the recN gene encoding DNA repair protein RecN, with the protein MLTSLSIKNYALIDNLHVDFNDGFSIITGETGAGKSILLGGLSLILGKRADLSSLKDDSQKCVIEAVFNVSNYNLKALFKAEDFDYEAQTIIRREILPSGKSRAFVNDSPVNLNSLQLLGERLIDIHSQHQTLQLTSNDFQFQVIDALANNDAALQDYKLELKAYKTLQKELKELLSFQAEAIKEHDYNSFLLNELVEAKLVEGELETLEEEYETLNNIEGIQEKLSEAYQLLSEDQIGVLSSLTSLKNVFQKLSGFSSKYEDLYNRANSSLIEMDDLFSEVNDLQDSLDADPNRLGVVDSKLKMLHNLMQKHVANSVSELIEIKNQLEEKVSITENLDDTINKKQAEISSKEKVLNAVAKTIHDKRIKVIPELRNQLETILANLGMPNAQFKIDVILNDSFFVNGKDELSFLFSANKGGSFNELKKAASGGELSRIMLAIKSVLAKYIQLPTIMFDEIDTGVSGEISNKMGDIMLQMSKTMQVFSITHLPQIAAKGHSHFKVYKEDVNEVTQTNLVKLNHDERIVEIAQMLGGSEMSSSAIAHAKELLN; encoded by the coding sequence ATGCTAACATCACTTTCAATTAAAAATTACGCTTTAATAGATAATCTTCATGTAGATTTTAATGATGGTTTTTCTATAATTACAGGAGAAACCGGTGCAGGAAAATCAATTTTATTAGGAGGTTTATCATTAATTTTAGGAAAACGTGCCGATTTAAGTAGTTTGAAAGATGATTCGCAAAAATGTGTTATTGAAGCTGTTTTTAATGTTTCAAATTACAATTTAAAAGCCCTATTTAAAGCTGAAGATTTTGATTATGAAGCGCAAACTATTATTCGCAGAGAAATTCTACCTTCAGGTAAATCTAGAGCATTTGTAAATGATTCTCCTGTGAATTTGAATAGCTTACAACTTCTTGGAGAGCGATTAATAGATATACATTCTCAACATCAAACCTTACAACTTACAAGTAACGATTTTCAGTTTCAGGTTATAGATGCTTTGGCTAACAATGATGCTGCTTTACAAGATTATAAGTTAGAGTTAAAAGCTTATAAAACACTTCAAAAAGAACTAAAAGAACTTTTGTCTTTTCAAGCGGAAGCTATAAAAGAACATGACTATAATTCATTTTTATTAAACGAGTTGGTTGAAGCTAAACTAGTGGAAGGTGAGTTAGAAACACTTGAAGAAGAATACGAAACTTTAAATAATATTGAAGGTATTCAAGAAAAGCTTTCTGAAGCTTATCAATTACTAAGCGAAGATCAAATAGGAGTTTTATCATCGCTTACTTCATTAAAAAACGTCTTTCAAAAGTTATCTGGATTTTCATCAAAATATGAAGACTTGTATAATAGAGCCAATAGCAGCTTGATTGAAATGGATGATCTTTTCAGTGAAGTAAATGATTTACAAGATAGTTTAGATGCAGACCCCAATAGGTTAGGAGTGGTAGATTCTAAGTTGAAAATGCTCCATAATTTAATGCAGAAGCATGTGGCTAATAGTGTTTCAGAATTAATAGAAATTAAAAATCAACTAGAAGAAAAGGTTTCTATAACCGAGAATTTAGATGATACTATTAATAAAAAGCAAGCTGAAATATCTTCTAAAGAAAAAGTATTAAATGCTGTTGCAAAAACAATTCATGATAAACGAATTAAGGTAATTCCAGAATTAAGAAATCAGTTAGAAACTATTTTAGCTAATTTAGGTATGCCAAATGCTCAATTTAAAATAGATGTTATTTTAAATGACTCGTTTTTCGTGAATGGAAAAGATGAATTGTCATTTTTGTTTTCTGCTAACAAAGGCGGCAGTTTTAATGAGCTTAAAAAGGCTGCGTCTGGTGGAGAGTTATCTAGAATCATGCTTGCTATAAAATCGGTTTTAGCCAAGTATATTCAGTTACCCACTATTATGTTTGATGAAATTGACACTGGAGTTTCTGGTGAGATTTCAAATAAAATGGGAGACATCATGCTACAAATGAGTAAGACTATGCAAGTATTTTCTATTACACATTTACCGCAAATTGCAGCCAAAGGGCATTCGCATTTTAAAGTGTATAAAGAAGATGTTAATGAAGTTACACAAACCAACCTTGTAAAACTAAATCATGATGAGCGTATTGTAGAAATAGCTCAAATGTTAGGAGGTTCAGAAATGTCTTCATCAGCGATTGCTCATGCTAAAGAATTGCTTAATTAA
- a CDS encoding enoyl-ACP reductase: MYNLLKGKKGIIFGALDSNSIAWKTAERVHEEGGEFVLTNAPVAMRMGQINELAEKTGSQIIPADATSLEDLQNLVDKSKEILGGKIDFVLHSIGMSINVRKGKHYTDQNYDWTQKGTDVSAMSFHKLMQTLYKSDAMNQWGSIVALTYMAAQRVFPDYNDMADNKAYLESIARSFGYFFGRDKKVRVNTISQSPTPTTAGSGVKGFDGFLAYADKMSPLGNATALDCANYTVTLFSDLTKRVTLQNLYNDGGFSNMGVSDAVMSTFTGEE; this comes from the coding sequence ATGTACAATTTATTAAAAGGAAAAAAAGGAATCATTTTTGGAGCTTTAGATTCAAATTCTATTGCTTGGAAAACTGCAGAACGTGTTCATGAAGAAGGAGGTGAATTTGTTTTAACAAACGCGCCAGTTGCAATGAGAATGGGACAAATTAACGAGTTAGCAGAAAAAACAGGTTCTCAAATTATTCCTGCCGATGCTACTTCTCTTGAAGATTTACAAAATTTAGTAGATAAATCTAAGGAGATTTTAGGAGGTAAAATAGACTTTGTTTTACACTCTATAGGCATGTCAATAAATGTTAGAAAAGGAAAACATTATACAGACCAAAATTATGATTGGACACAAAAGGGAACTGATGTTTCTGCCATGTCTTTTCACAAATTGATGCAAACACTTTATAAAAGTGATGCCATGAATCAGTGGGGAAGTATTGTTGCATTAACCTATATGGCTGCACAACGTGTATTTCCAGATTATAATGATATGGCAGATAATAAAGCCTATTTAGAAAGTATTGCTCGTAGTTTTGGATATTTTTTTGGGCGTGATAAAAAAGTACGTGTTAATACCATTTCTCAATCTCCAACACCTACAACAGCAGGTAGCGGAGTAAAAGGGTTTGATGGCTTTTTAGCTTATGCTGATAAAATGTCGCCACTTGGTAATGCAACGGCTTTAGACTGTGCTAATTATACCGTAACGTTGTTTAGTGATTTAACAAAACGTGTAACATTACAAAATCTTTATAACGATGGTGGTTTTAGTAATATGGGTGTTAGCGATGCAGTAATGAGTACGTTTACAGGAGAAGAATAA
- a CDS encoding glycosyltransferase family 2 protein, giving the protein MQLQFSFIIPVYNRPDEIQELLQSFDALETNLPYEIVIIEDGSTKSSKTVADSYKNKLNISYFFKENSGPGDSRNFGMQKAKGNYFIILDSDCILPKHYLNEVEKSLKADYVDCFGGPDAAHQSFTNLQKAINFSMTSFITTGGIRGKKSSVDKFQPRSFNMGLSKKAFEASKGFGRIHPGEDPDLSIRLWNLGFKTKLIPEAYVYHKRRISWKTFYKQVNKFGLVRPILNQWHPQTKKLTYWFPTVFSTGLLVSILLFFIGFKWLFFTYILYFLVAFVMALISTKSLGVSILSLMAILVQFLGYGYGFLKSTFAVSVLNKKPELYFPQLFFKSK; this is encoded by the coding sequence ATGCAATTACAGTTTTCATTTATAATTCCGGTTTATAATCGCCCTGACGAAATACAGGAACTTTTACAGAGTTTTGATGCGTTAGAAACCAATTTGCCTTATGAGATTGTAATTATTGAAGATGGTTCAACTAAATCGTCTAAAACTGTAGCAGATAGTTATAAAAATAAACTAAATATATCTTATTTTTTTAAAGAAAACTCAGGTCCTGGGGATTCAAGAAACTTTGGTATGCAAAAAGCAAAAGGAAACTATTTTATAATTCTGGATTCCGATTGTATTTTGCCTAAACATTATCTAAACGAAGTTGAAAAAAGCTTAAAGGCAGACTATGTAGATTGTTTTGGAGGTCCTGATGCAGCACATCAATCATTTACAAATCTTCAAAAAGCGATTAATTTTTCAATGACATCGTTTATCACAACTGGAGGTATTAGAGGCAAGAAGAGCAGTGTTGATAAATTTCAGCCTAGAAGTTTTAATATGGGACTTTCTAAAAAAGCATTTGAAGCATCAAAAGGGTTTGGACGTATTCACCCAGGCGAAGATCCAGATTTGTCTATTAGACTTTGGAATTTAGGTTTTAAAACCAAATTAATTCCTGAAGCTTATGTGTATCATAAGCGTCGTATTTCATGGAAAACATTTTACAAACAAGTTAATAAATTTGGTTTGGTAAGACCAATTTTAAACCAATGGCATCCACAAACTAAAAAACTCACTTATTGGTTTCCTACGGTTTTTAGTACAGGCTTATTGGTTTCAATTTTGCTATTTTTTATTGGTTTCAAATGGCTGTTCTTTACTTATATTTTGTATTTTTTAGTAGCATTTGTAATGGCATTAATTTCAACCAAAAGCTTAGGAGTTTCTATACTTTCCTTAATGGCTATTTTAGTGCAGTTTTTGGGTTATGGGTACGGATTTTTAAAGTCTACTTTTGCGGTTTCAGTACTTAATAAAAAACCAGAATTATATTTTCCACAGTTATTTTTTAAATCAAAATGA